From Curtobacterium sp. SGAir0471, the proteins below share one genomic window:
- a CDS encoding amidase family protein, with amino-acid sequence MTARNQSEGRSAARTGARRRTAVTGASLVALVGAGIVAVPSLTAAAAPSVDARPAAMLAPYYTELDLNGDEQVTEDDLAELGDHLGVSRPATGTDPEWDAVAVADTDGDGTITVADLAALSQRIIYDDGPFELVEASTIDMQAAMNAGVTTSVAITQEYLDRIAAYDRTKVDGATNGRPLNSIITTNAAALTAAKAADTERAEHGMTSMLLGVPIAVKDNYDTKDMPTTGGCSCWSANQTDTDATMVAGLRDAGAVILAKASLDEFAYGFVSEFSTGQPAGSSLLVASPYVTSQSAGGSSGGTGAAIAANLAGIGFGTDTGGSIRIPSTYNQLVGIRPTVGLASRDGIIPLALSQDTGGPIARSVTDAAVALDAVTGVDAADPVTNTQSGKVPTSYTSSLDATSLQGARIGYVTSMVGTNATTKRLFDESMAKLTAAGATVVPIAPTTAFNRVLSEGSGSTNEFGHDLDEYVAEHLDPDVTARSLQGILDSGQYVPSRKSTYESRNTITDAQYQAWAGPTGSHTTQLAAGKALVTQMLDDQDLDALVYPSGTPYGTQSTNMRLSPNTGMPALTVPMGQATAADGTVTGGGVNLEFLGRSFDEGTLIGLGYSFEQATKARTAPALYGPLG; translated from the coding sequence ATGACCGCCCGGAACCAGAGTGAAGGCCGCAGCGCTGCCCGGACCGGAGCGCGTCGACGCACCGCTGTCACCGGTGCCTCGTTGGTCGCCCTCGTCGGCGCGGGCATCGTCGCCGTCCCGAGCCTGACCGCTGCCGCCGCCCCGTCCGTGGACGCCCGCCCCGCCGCCATGCTCGCGCCGTACTACACGGAACTCGACCTCAACGGTGACGAGCAGGTGACCGAGGACGACCTCGCCGAGCTCGGTGACCACCTCGGCGTCTCGCGACCGGCCACGGGCACCGACCCGGAGTGGGACGCGGTCGCCGTCGCCGACACGGACGGCGACGGCACCATCACCGTCGCCGACCTCGCGGCGCTGTCCCAGCGGATCATCTACGACGACGGGCCGTTCGAGCTCGTCGAGGCCTCCACGATCGACATGCAGGCGGCGATGAACGCGGGGGTGACGACCTCCGTCGCCATCACGCAGGAGTACCTCGACCGGATCGCCGCCTACGACCGGACGAAGGTCGACGGAGCCACGAACGGCCGACCGCTCAACTCGATCATCACCACGAACGCCGCCGCACTGACCGCAGCGAAGGCCGCCGACACCGAGCGGGCGGAACACGGCATGACGAGCATGCTACTCGGCGTGCCGATCGCGGTGAAGGACAACTACGACACGAAGGACATGCCGACCACGGGCGGCTGCTCGTGCTGGAGCGCGAACCAGACCGACACCGACGCGACGATGGTCGCCGGCCTCCGCGACGCCGGTGCGGTCATCCTCGCCAAGGCGAGCCTCGACGAGTTCGCCTACGGCTTCGTCTCCGAGTTCTCGACCGGACAGCCGGCCGGTTCCTCGCTCCTCGTCGCGAGCCCGTACGTGACGTCGCAGAGCGCCGGTGGCTCCAGCGGCGGCACCGGTGCGGCGATCGCGGCGAACCTGGCCGGGATCGGGTTCGGTACGGACACGGGCGGTTCGATCCGCATCCCGTCGACCTACAACCAGCTCGTCGGCATCCGTCCGACGGTCGGGCTGGCCAGCCGTGACGGCATCATCCCGCTCGCCCTCTCGCAGGACACCGGCGGCCCGATCGCCCGGTCGGTGACCGACGCCGCGGTCGCACTCGACGCCGTCACCGGTGTCGACGCTGCGGACCCCGTCACGAACACCCAGTCCGGCAAGGTCCCGACGTCGTACACCTCGTCGCTCGACGCGACGTCGCTGCAGGGCGCACGGATCGGGTACGTCACGAGCATGGTCGGCACGAACGCCACGACGAAGCGCCTGTTCGACGAGTCCATGGCGAAGCTCACCGCGGCCGGTGCCACGGTCGTCCCGATCGCCCCGACGACGGCGTTCAACCGGGTGCTCTCCGAGGGCAGCGGCAGCACGAACGAGTTCGGGCACGACCTCGACGAGTACGTCGCGGAGCACCTCGACCCGGACGTCACCGCGCGGTCGCTGCAGGGGATCCTCGACTCCGGGCAGTACGTGCCGAGCCGGAAGTCCACCTACGAGTCGCGGAACACGATCACCGACGCGCAGTACCAGGCGTGGGCCGGCCCGACCGGATCGCACACGACGCAGCTCGCGGCCGGCAAGGCGCTCGTGACGCAGATGCTCGACGACCAGGACCTCGATGCCCTGGTCTACCCGTCGGGCACGCCGTACGGCACCCAGTCGACGAACATGCGGCTCAGCCCGAACACGGGCATGCCGGCGCTGACGGTCCCGATGGGCCAGGCGACCGCTGCCGACGGCACGGTCACCGGCGGTGGCGTCAACCTCGAGTTCCTCGGCCGGTCCTTCGACGAGGGCACGCTGATCGGGCTCGGGTACTCGTTCGAGCAGGCCACGAAGGCGCGCACCGCGCCGGCGCTGTACGGCCCGCTCGGCTGA
- a CDS encoding isocitrate lyase/PEP mutase family protein, translating into MSTSTADKATTLKQLHEAPEILRVVNVWDAISAKVVSDLPETKAIATAGHSIAASHGYDDGGMPLDVALAGAATVAAATDLPVTADLDDGYEDPAETIRRAIAAGIVGANVEDRLRPFDEAVARVAAITAAVEAEGVDFQLNARTDAIARGGDRPIDESIEDAIARGKAFLDVGAPLVFVPGAIQRDVVERLVDGLGRGRLSVIGLPGALTAAEYQELGVARISYGPLTQRVALRALRDLATDLYGDGVVPEDTPALN; encoded by the coding sequence ATGAGCACGAGCACCGCCGACAAGGCGACCACCCTCAAGCAGCTGCACGAAGCCCCCGAGATCCTGCGCGTCGTGAACGTCTGGGACGCGATCAGCGCGAAGGTCGTCAGCGACCTGCCGGAGACGAAGGCCATCGCGACGGCCGGGCACTCCATCGCCGCGAGCCACGGCTACGACGACGGCGGGATGCCGCTCGACGTCGCCCTCGCGGGCGCCGCGACCGTCGCCGCCGCCACGGACCTGCCCGTCACGGCAGACCTGGACGACGGGTACGAGGACCCGGCTGAGACGATCCGCCGCGCGATCGCCGCCGGGATCGTCGGCGCCAACGTCGAGGACCGGCTCCGGCCGTTCGACGAGGCCGTGGCCCGCGTCGCCGCGATCACCGCCGCCGTCGAGGCCGAGGGCGTCGACTTCCAGCTCAACGCCCGCACGGACGCGATCGCCCGTGGCGGGGACCGCCCGATCGACGAGAGCATCGAGGACGCCATCGCCCGCGGGAAGGCGTTCCTCGACGTCGGAGCGCCGCTCGTCTTCGTGCCGGGCGCGATCCAGCGCGACGTGGTCGAGCGACTCGTCGACGGGCTCGGCCGCGGCAGGCTCTCGGTGATCGGCCTGCCCGGCGCACTGACCGCCGCCGAGTACCAGGAGCTCGGCGTCGCGCGCATCTCCTACGGCCCGCTGACGCAGCGCGTGGCGCTGCGGGCGCTGCGCGACCTGGCGACCGACCTGTACGGCGACGGCGTCGTGCCGGAGGACACCCCCGCCCTCAACTGA
- a CDS encoding MalY/PatB family protein: MADDEQDPVGTLRGVRTSIKWTRYAPDVLPLFVAEMDHDVAPAIRQALVERVQQSDLGYLDGPGPLAPAFAQFARDRWGWAVDPARVHLATDVSVGIVESLRLALPDGGRVAITPPVYPPFFELVEEARCQVEEVPLAEQWGVYRLDLDGLERAFAGGVRVFLLCNPHNPMGLVHDRADLLALAGLAARYDVLVISDEIHAPLTHPGVRFTPFAMVAEAAGARSVCVTSASKGWNLAGVKCSVIVAGDDRTEALLDTLWEEVACRTSILGLHANLAAFTLATDWLDDVVARIVANERLLGSLLAEHLPGVVYTRPRAGYLAWLDFRGIGLGDDPAVPLREHAYVALNSGLGFGAQGRGFARLNLACSPETLREAVHRIAAAYPSSAQEGLVWHVA; the protein is encoded by the coding sequence ATGGCTGACGACGAACAGGACCCGGTCGGCACGCTCCGCGGGGTCCGCACGAGCATCAAGTGGACGCGCTACGCGCCCGACGTGCTGCCCCTGTTCGTCGCCGAGATGGACCACGACGTCGCTCCGGCGATCCGGCAGGCGCTGGTCGAGCGGGTGCAGCAGTCCGACCTCGGGTACCTCGACGGCCCCGGGCCGCTCGCACCGGCGTTCGCGCAGTTCGCGCGCGACCGGTGGGGCTGGGCCGTCGACCCGGCGCGGGTGCACCTCGCGACCGACGTCAGCGTGGGGATCGTCGAGTCGCTGCGGCTCGCGCTGCCGGACGGCGGACGCGTCGCGATCACCCCGCCGGTGTACCCGCCGTTCTTCGAGCTCGTGGAGGAGGCGCGATGTCAGGTAGAGGAGGTCCCGCTCGCCGAGCAGTGGGGCGTCTACCGGCTCGACCTCGACGGGCTCGAGCGCGCCTTCGCCGGCGGCGTGCGCGTCTTCCTGCTCTGCAACCCGCACAACCCGATGGGGCTCGTGCACGACCGGGCCGACCTGCTCGCGCTCGCCGGACTCGCCGCCCGGTACGACGTGCTCGTCATCAGCGACGAGATCCACGCGCCGCTCACGCACCCCGGCGTCCGCTTCACCCCGTTCGCGATGGTCGCCGAGGCCGCCGGTGCCCGCAGCGTCTGCGTGACGAGTGCGAGCAAGGGGTGGAACCTCGCGGGGGTGAAGTGCTCGGTGATCGTGGCGGGGGACGACCGGACCGAGGCGCTCCTCGACACCCTGTGGGAGGAAGTGGCCTGCCGGACGAGCATCCTCGGGCTGCACGCGAACCTCGCGGCGTTCACGCTCGCCACGGACTGGCTCGACGACGTCGTCGCCCGGATCGTCGCGAACGAGCGGTTGCTCGGCTCGTTGCTCGCCGAGCACCTGCCGGGTGTCGTCTACACGCGGCCGCGAGCCGGCTACCTGGCGTGGCTCGACTTCCGGGGGATCGGCCTGGGGGACGACCCGGCGGTGCCGCTGCGCGAGCACGCCTACGTCGCGCTCAACTCCGGGCTGGGGTTCGGCGCGCAGGGCCGTGGCTTCGCGCGGCTCAACCTGGCGTGCTCGCCGGAGACCCTGCGCGAGGCGGTGCACCGCATCGCGGCGGCCTACCCGTCGAGTGCGCAGGAGGGGTTGGTCTGGCACGTCGCGTGA
- a CDS encoding GNAT family N-acetyltransferase, which produces MHIRPRSDDDLQQLAEVLRRTHDQDGYPAHWPGDPASWLTPPGHLGAWTAWSSDAGVVGHVGLAAPDAVAPPLVTRLVVHPDHRGRGIADALLATAESAAAAAAAAAGASADAVGGAPSLRLDVTEETPGAWRLYERRGWRLTHRSPADWAKPDGTVPTMRWYEKHLV; this is translated from the coding sequence GTGCACATCCGCCCGCGCAGCGACGACGATCTGCAGCAGCTGGCCGAGGTGCTGCGGCGCACGCACGACCAGGACGGCTACCCGGCACACTGGCCGGGCGATCCCGCATCGTGGCTCACACCGCCCGGACACCTGGGCGCCTGGACGGCGTGGTCGTCCGATGCCGGCGTCGTCGGGCACGTCGGGCTCGCCGCCCCCGACGCCGTCGCGCCACCGCTCGTCACCCGGCTCGTCGTCCACCCGGACCACCGCGGGCGCGGGATCGCCGACGCGCTGCTCGCGACCGCTGAATCGGCCGCCGCAGCCGCTGCAGCCGCTGCCGGAGCGAGCGCTGACGCCGTCGGAGGTGCGCCCTCCCTCCGGCTCGACGTGACCGAGGAGACCCCCGGCGCGTGGCGGCTCTACGAGCGGCGTGGGTGGCGGCTGACCCACCGCTCCCCCGCGGACTGGGCGAAGCCGGACGGAACGGTGCCGACGATGCGGTGGTACGAGAAGCACCTGGTGTGA